The proteins below are encoded in one region of Penaeus monodon isolate SGIC_2016 chromosome 32, NSTDA_Pmon_1, whole genome shotgun sequence:
- the LOC119593714 gene encoding kanadaptin-like (The sequence of the model RefSeq protein was modified relative to this genomic sequence to represent the inferred CDS: added 107 bases not found in genome assembly): protein MDEDIKQEEETSPPPKEELPKEQTEDFKAPDELDFKKPVFIAKSQRTTTKPARDEEKVEEQKENEDKPVVLAPQKISTKSPAQQLVEKSVPVPYKEPKWSGVPNDNYSFEVLKSGTIVETIALNKPFFVIGRLAQCDITMEHPSISRFHCVIQYRSVAAEEASCGFYAYDLGSTHGSFHNKHQMKPHTYYRLRVGHMIKLGGSTRMMILQGPAEDEEPEMEQTVTELKAAAAKQLEKLEKLESGEIEEEDRERKKREALQGKDEESGGIDWGMGDDAEEAEDGENDVNPFASLNEELYLDDPKKTLRGWYEREGYDLPEYETDDISPGYYRCKLELPVPGPGGAPMVAIAEHRGKKKEVVVQCALEACRLLDRIGILRQAKHESHERKRRDWAENDYYDSDEDNFLDRTGDVERKRLKRMKHDGGKEGGSAETYDSLFTKYNGVIEELSSLEEKLGDAERLKQEADAEEEDDLDSFMQKLKTQVPDKHKRVTWKLRAIELRKEELRLRRLTNVARPLGVPEIKPYISKLGDQSSSQKVPTDALRKKQMMLKKAAFFTKPQPKEPTFQVHKAFLEEEPEKKLKLKRLDDDDDDEPPPPPRPISKPKPKVARPSREDIKAPEIPRTHVINKQEEKMPVPSTEPVTDHSENGRFVVPQTESVRGSMLPPPAKGPQLPKSSESKASRDVSVSESERLTDTARSNSSESEKNLPLQDSKGKIATQSNTKEDTPPEKKQRTMGPALPPTLELVRAAQQEPKKPKKKRERKYPKFDEDSPNYDNWVPPAQQTGDGRTSLNDKLGY, encoded by the exons ATGGATGAGGATATTAAACAAGAAGAGGAAACCAGTCCACCACCAAAGGAAGAACTTCCCAAAGAGCAAACAGAGGACTTCAAGGCACCAGATGAATTGGACTTCAAGAAACCTGTGTTTATAGCAAAGAGCCAGAGAACAACCACAAAACCAGCAAGAGAcgaggaaaaggtggaagagcagaaagaaaatgaagataaacctGTAGTATTGGCCCCGCAAAAGATCTCAACAAAATCGCCGGCACAGCAATTAGTAGAGAAATCTGTCCCAGTGCCATATAag GAACCCAAGTGGAGTGGTGTACCCAATGACAATTATTCTTTTGAGGTCCTGAAAAGTGGTACCATTGTGGAGACAATAGCTCTTAACAAGCCTTTCTTTGTCATTGGTCGCCTTGCACAGTGTGATATTACCATGGAACATCCATCTATATCTAG ATTCCACTGCGTGATTCAGTACAGAAGTGTGGCCGCTGAGGAAGCATCGTGCGGGTTTTATGCCTACGACCTGGGCAGCACTCACGGCTCCTTCCACAACAAGCACCAGATGAAGCCGCACACATACTACAGACTCAGAGTGGGCCACATGATCAAGCTCGGAGGGAGTACGAGGATGATGATCTTGcag GGTCCAGCAGAGGATGAGGAACCTGAGATGGAGCAGACGGTAACGGAACTGAAAGCCGCAGCAGCAAAGCAACTGGAGAAGCTTGAGAAACTGGAAAGTG GCACTTCAGGGGAAAGATGAGGAAAGTGGGGGCATAGATTGGGGAATGG GTGATGATGCAGAGGAAGCAGAAGATGGAGAAAATGATGTGAATCCCTTTGCTTCCCTCAATGAGGAACTCTACTTGGATGATCCTAAGAAGACCCTCAGAGGCTGGTATGAACGGGAAGGGTATGACCTTCCAGAATACGAAACAGATGACATCAGCCCTGGATATTACAGATGTAAACTAGA GTTACCTGTTCCAGGGCCAGGAGGAGCACCCATGGTGGCAATTGCAGAACaccgaggaaagaagaaggaagttgTGGTGCAGTGTGCTTTGGAGGCATGCAGACTTCTGGATAGGATTGGTATTTTGAGACAAGCTAAACATG AGAGCCATGAGCGCAAGAGGCGAGACTGGGCGGAAAATGACTATTATGACTCCGATGAAGACAACTTCCTAGACCGGACAGGTGACGTGGAGCGGAAGCGGCTTAAGCGGATGAAACACGATGGTGGAAAGGAGGGTGGATCAGCGGAGACTTACGACTCCTTG TTCACAAAATACAATGGAGTAATAGAAGAGCTCTCTTCACTGGAGGAGAAACTGGGTG GAAGAGGATGATCTTGATTCCTTCATGCAGAAACTGAAGACGCAGGTGCCTGACAAACACAAGAGAGTCACATGGAAG CTACGAGCCATTGAATTAAGAAAAGAGGAGCTGAGACTGAGAAGACTGACAAATGTTGCAAGGCCACTTGGGGTTCCAGAAATAAAGCCTTACATCTCAAAGCTTG GGGATCAAAGTAGCAGTCAAAAGGTGCCAACTGATGctctgagaaaaaaacaaatgatgttAAAAAAAGCTGCCTTCTTCACAAAACCACAGCCTAAA gaaCCAACCTTCCAAGTGCACAAAGCTTTCTTGGAAGAAGAGCCAGAAAAGAAGTTGAAAC GCCACCTCCACCGCCACGACCGATCTCCAAACCGAAGCCCAAAGTTGCCAGGCCATCCAGGGAAGACATTAAGGCCCCTGAAATACCAAGAACTCATGTAATCaataaacaggaagaaaaaatgcCAGTGCCCTCTACAGAACCTGTTACTGACCACAGTGAAAATGGAAGATTTGTAGTACCACAGACTGAAAGTGTTAGGGGCTCCATGTTGCCACCTCCTGCAAAAGGGCCACAATTACCAAAGTCAAGTGAAAGTAAGGCTAGCCGAGATGTTAGTGTCAGTGAAAGTGAAAGGCTTACTGACACAGCCAGGAGCAATTCCAGTGAGTCAGAGAAAAACCTTCCACTCCAGGATTCAAAGGGTAAAATTGCAACACAAAGCAACACGAAAGAGGACACTCCTCCTGAGAAGAAGCAGCGAACAATGGGTCCTGCCTTACCTCCCACTTTGGAGCTTGTGAGAGCTGCTCAGCAG GAGCCAAAAAAGCCTAAGAAAAAACGTGAAAGGAAATACCCCAAGTTTGATGAAGATAGTCCAAACTATGATAATTGGGTCCCTCCAGCTCAGCAAACAGGTGATGGCCGCACAAGCCTTAATGACAAGCTTGGATACTAA